One Cupriavidus taiwanensis LMG 19424 DNA segment encodes these proteins:
- a CDS encoding RNA polymerase factor sigma-70 codes for MLSITDPGLRPAPVLAVDSLLGLFVANRRALVGAAARIVGTRDQAEDVVQDAFLRLRGMADEPSIRCRLSYLFQVVRNLAIDTYRRQTLEQKWMAPEDEGINAPSPTTTPDVIAMDRQALCALAGALAELPERTQRAFEMCRLQGMTQKEIASELGVSPTLVNFMVRDACIHCRARLTRQQAI; via the coding sequence ATGCTATCCATCACCGACCCAGGCTTGCGCCCCGCCCCCGTGCTGGCCGTGGACTCCCTGCTCGGATTATTCGTAGCCAACCGACGCGCCCTGGTGGGCGCCGCGGCCCGCATCGTAGGCACGCGCGACCAGGCCGAGGACGTGGTCCAGGACGCCTTCCTGCGCCTGCGCGGCATGGCCGACGAGCCCTCGATCCGCTGCCGGCTCAGCTATCTGTTCCAGGTGGTGCGCAACCTCGCCATCGATACCTATCGCCGGCAGACGCTCGAGCAGAAATGGATGGCGCCCGAAGACGAAGGCATCAACGCACCGTCGCCGACGACTACGCCTGACGTCATCGCGATGGACCGGCAGGCGCTGTGCGCGCTGGCGGGCGCGTTGGCGGAACTGCCCGAGCGCACCCAGCGTGCCTTCGAGATGTGCCGGCTGCAAGGCATGACGCAGAAGGAAATTGCGTCGGAGCTGGGGGTCTCGCCGACGCTGGTGAACTTCATGGTGCGCGACGCCTGCATCCATTGCCGGGCCAGGCTGACGCGCCAACAGGCCATCTGA
- a CDS encoding dienelactone hydrolase family protein, with amino-acid sequence MDTANLPPARGLITYTDGTTVFEGYVARPAGMIATRTPCVLLAHEWSGLNAAMRRCADRFAASGYLCFAADVYGKGVRGDERGDNAYLMDPLMADRRLLRQRLLAGLEAARRLPGVDPGRMAAVGYCFGGLCALDLARAAAPGLVAAVSFHGVLQPPCIGPQGPIGASVLLLHGWEDPVAPPTDVLAIATELTQAGADWQLHAYGHARHAFTFEGASFPERGIAYDAAADRRSWAACEAFLAERFTVAA; translated from the coding sequence ATGGACACTGCAAACCTGCCGCCGGCGCGCGGCCTGATCACCTACACGGATGGCACCACTGTCTTCGAGGGCTACGTCGCCCGGCCGGCCGGCATGATCGCAACGCGCACGCCGTGCGTGCTGCTGGCCCATGAGTGGAGCGGCCTGAACGCGGCGATGCGCCGTTGCGCCGACCGCTTTGCGGCATCGGGTTACCTGTGCTTTGCCGCCGACGTGTACGGCAAGGGCGTGCGCGGCGACGAGCGGGGCGACAACGCGTACCTGATGGACCCGCTGATGGCCGACCGCCGTCTGCTGCGGCAGCGGCTGCTGGCCGGCCTGGAAGCGGCCAGGCGCTTGCCCGGGGTGGATCCGGGGCGGATGGCGGCGGTGGGGTACTGCTTCGGCGGCCTGTGCGCGCTGGACCTGGCGCGCGCCGCTGCGCCCGGCCTGGTCGCAGCGGTCAGCTTCCACGGCGTGCTGCAGCCGCCGTGCATCGGTCCGCAAGGTCCCATCGGCGCCAGCGTGCTGCTGCTGCATGGCTGGGAAGACCCCGTGGCGCCGCCGACGGACGTGCTGGCCATCGCCACGGAACTGACGCAGGCCGGAGCCGACTGGCAGCTCCATGCGTATGGCCACGCGCGGCATGCGTTCACCTTCGAGGGCGCCAGCTTTCCGGAGCGCGGCATTGCCTATGACGCCGCGGCCGACCGGCGTTCGTGGGCGGCATGCGAGGCGTTCCTGGCAGAGCGCTTCACCGTGGCGGCCTAG
- a CDS encoding helix-turn-helix domain-containing protein: protein MFQVLLPSPSLTPYVNGYWFVQDLEGAYAGSEITTCPYPGAVLSVNFGRPNAMVDGPTVPTVSLLGFQSASRRWRSWSDTYFVMAMLSAAGLARLFPGIGPDCRDHLLDLAGYLGERRSHALSADLSAAWTPERIVARLDDWLLRRLAALRPPAGLASMRAAHALLRQGRQVQEVASLMAVSRRQLNRWFEQQLGLGPKQLMDLERLQHSIQAVQRGAGDALDGYSDQAHQIRAWRRRLAQTPGAYARVGPSPLAASFGQRPAGAPAFYL from the coding sequence GTGTTCCAGGTCCTCCTTCCATCCCCCTCCCTGACCCCCTATGTCAACGGCTACTGGTTCGTGCAAGACCTGGAAGGGGCCTACGCCGGCAGCGAGATCACCACCTGCCCATACCCTGGCGCGGTGCTGTCGGTCAACTTCGGACGGCCAAACGCGATGGTGGACGGCCCCACCGTGCCGACGGTCTCGCTGCTTGGCTTCCAGTCTGCCAGCCGCCGCTGGCGGTCGTGGTCCGATACGTATTTCGTCATGGCCATGCTGAGCGCCGCCGGGCTGGCCCGGCTGTTTCCGGGCATCGGTCCCGACTGCAGAGACCACTTGCTGGACCTCGCGGGCTACCTCGGCGAGCGGCGCAGCCACGCCCTCAGCGCCGACCTGAGCGCCGCCTGGACTCCGGAGCGGATCGTCGCCCGGCTCGATGACTGGCTGCTGCGGCGGCTCGCCGCACTGCGGCCGCCGGCGGGGCTGGCATCGATGCGCGCGGCCCACGCGCTGTTGCGCCAGGGCCGGCAGGTGCAGGAGGTTGCCAGCCTGATGGCGGTCAGCCGGCGCCAGCTGAACCGCTGGTTCGAGCAGCAGCTGGGGCTGGGCCCGAAGCAACTGATGGACCTGGAACGCCTGCAGCACAGCATCCAGGCGGTCCAGCGCGGCGCGGGCGACGCGCTGGACGGCTACAGCGACCAGGCCCACCAGATCCGCGCATGGCGCCGGCGCCTGGCGCAGACACCGGGCGCCTATGCGCGCGTCGGGCCGTCGCCGCTCGCGGCGTCGTTCGGGCAACGCCCGGCCGGCGCGCCGGCGTTCTACCTCTGA
- the oxlT gene encoding oxalate/formate MFS antiporter produces the protein MSNPSAMGMGVNHQVPEGTRWMQLIVGVICMIATANIQYAWTLFVPEIQDTYGWSRASIQVAFTVFVLVQTWLAPIEGYFIDKFGPRMMVAFGAVFIGAAWCINSQATTLMGFYVGAAVGGLGVGSIYATCINNALKWFPDRRGLAVGLTAGGYGAGSAATILPIAAMIESQGFQHTFLFFGLLQGSLAFVAAWFLRSPKSHEVKASAKLVQATRDYTLKEALCTKLFWLMLVMFVLVVTGGMMAVAQLGVIAKDLGVKEFKVDLHFFVMAALPLALMLDRIMNGISRPLFGWISDNIGREKTMVIAFTLEGLGIIALGYFGSNPYAFLILSGVVFLAWGEVYSLFSALAGDAFGTKHIGKIYGVLYTAKGIGALFVPIGNLMMEATGTWSTVLYTVAAMDLTAAFLAIMVLRPVLKSHVANAKTLFSKETAAAGTQVPA, from the coding sequence ATGAGTAATCCATCGGCAATGGGGATGGGCGTCAATCACCAGGTCCCGGAAGGCACACGCTGGATGCAGCTGATCGTGGGGGTGATCTGCATGATCGCCACCGCCAACATCCAGTACGCATGGACTCTGTTTGTCCCGGAGATCCAGGACACCTACGGTTGGTCCCGCGCCAGCATCCAGGTCGCGTTCACCGTGTTCGTGCTGGTCCAGACCTGGCTGGCGCCGATCGAAGGCTACTTTATCGACAAGTTCGGGCCACGCATGATGGTGGCGTTCGGCGCGGTGTTCATCGGTGCGGCCTGGTGCATCAACTCGCAGGCGACCACGCTGATGGGCTTCTACGTCGGCGCGGCGGTGGGCGGGCTGGGCGTGGGCTCGATCTACGCAACCTGCATCAACAACGCGCTCAAGTGGTTCCCGGACCGCCGCGGCCTGGCCGTGGGCCTGACCGCCGGCGGCTATGGCGCGGGCTCGGCGGCGACCATCCTGCCGATCGCGGCGATGATCGAGTCGCAGGGCTTCCAGCACACCTTCCTGTTCTTCGGCCTGCTGCAGGGCTCGCTCGCCTTCGTCGCGGCGTGGTTCCTGCGTTCGCCCAAGTCGCATGAAGTCAAGGCCTCGGCCAAGCTGGTCCAGGCCACGCGTGACTACACGCTCAAGGAAGCGCTGTGCACCAAGCTGTTCTGGCTGATGCTGGTCATGTTCGTGCTGGTGGTCACCGGCGGCATGATGGCCGTGGCGCAGCTGGGAGTGATCGCCAAGGACCTGGGCGTGAAGGAGTTCAAGGTCGACCTGCACTTCTTCGTGATGGCCGCGCTGCCGCTGGCGCTGATGCTGGACCGGATCATGAACGGGATCTCGCGCCCGCTGTTCGGCTGGATCTCGGACAACATCGGCCGCGAAAAGACCATGGTGATCGCCTTCACGCTGGAAGGGCTGGGCATCATCGCGCTGGGCTACTTCGGCAGCAACCCGTACGCGTTCCTGATCCTGTCGGGAGTGGTGTTCCTGGCCTGGGGCGAAGTCTACTCGCTGTTCTCGGCGCTCGCCGGCGACGCCTTCGGCACCAAGCACATCGGCAAGATCTACGGCGTGCTCTACACCGCCAAGGGCATCGGCGCACTGTTCGTGCCGATCGGCAACCTGATGATGGAAGCGACCGGCACCTGGTCCACCGTGCTCTACACCGTGGCAGCCATGGACCTGACCGCCGCCTTCCTCGCGATCATGGTGCTGCGCCCGGTACTGAAGAGCCACGTCGCCAACGCGAAGACCCTGTTCTCGAAAGAGACCGCGGCAGCCGGAACCCAGGTACCTGCCTGA